In a single window of the Pontibacter russatus genome:
- the hisF gene encoding imidazole glycerol phosphate synthase subunit HisF, with amino-acid sequence MLTKRIIPCLDIKNGRTVKGVRFENIRDAGDPVELAKWYAEQGADELVFLDITATNEERKTFAELVRDIARHIDIPFTVGGGIGAVADVEVLLQAGADKVSVNSAAIRNPQLVEELAKRFGSQCITVAVDTKHTAATGWKVYARAGTVETEHATLDWAKRVTDLGAGEILLTSMNNDGTKGGFALDITGEVARTVTVPVVASGGAGNRQHFADVFEKAHADAALAASLFHFRELEIPDLKQFLKEQSVDVRI; translated from the coding sequence ATGCTGACTAAACGCATCATTCCCTGCCTCGACATCAAGAACGGGCGCACCGTGAAAGGCGTGCGCTTCGAGAACATCCGGGATGCAGGTGACCCGGTGGAGCTGGCCAAATGGTACGCAGAGCAGGGGGCGGACGAACTTGTGTTTCTGGACATAACCGCCACCAACGAAGAGCGCAAGACTTTCGCCGAACTCGTGCGCGATATAGCCCGCCATATAGACATCCCCTTCACGGTGGGCGGCGGCATCGGCGCCGTGGCCGATGTGGAGGTGCTGCTGCAGGCCGGGGCCGACAAGGTTTCGGTCAACTCCGCCGCTATCCGGAACCCGCAACTGGTGGAGGAACTGGCGAAGCGCTTCGGCAGCCAGTGCATCACCGTAGCCGTTGACACCAAGCACACCGCTGCCACCGGCTGGAAAGTATATGCCCGCGCCGGCACCGTCGAAACCGAACACGCCACCTTAGACTGGGCTAAGCGCGTGACAGATTTGGGGGCAGGCGAAATATTGCTGACCAGCATGAACAACGACGGCACCAAAGGCGGCTTTGCCCTGGATATAACCGGCGAAGTGGCCAGAACCGTTACTGTTCCGGTAGTAGCCTCCGGCGGGGCAGGCAACAGGCAGCATTTCGCGGACGTGTTTGAAAAGGCGCATGCCGATGCGGCGCTGGCCGCCAGCCTCTTCCACTTCCGCGAATTGGAAATACCTGACCTGAAGCAGTTTCTGAAGGAACAGAGCGTGGACGTGCGTATATAA
- a CDS encoding alpha/beta fold hydrolase: MESPKWLDRILYPFRHHTLALQAGQMHYIDEGSGAPIVFVHGTPTWSFVWRQQLKSLSRGYRCIAPDHLGFGLSDKPADFAYTPEAHAENLEALINHLQLKDITLVVHDFGGPVGLRYALRHPENVRKLIILNTWMWSLQDEKQLMKISRFMSGGIGRFLYMNGNFSARVLLPKGYNERKHLTKDIHRHYLKPLSTSPDRQGTWRFAVALQEANPYFAQLWEQREKLKPIPKLIIWGEKDSLLPLHWLAKWQIAYPEARVVTLKAGHFLQEEKGGEVADAIRAFLN, translated from the coding sequence ATGGAATCTCCGAAGTGGCTCGATCGCATTCTCTACCCTTTCCGGCACCATACACTGGCTTTGCAGGCGGGGCAAATGCATTATATAGACGAAGGAAGCGGCGCGCCCATCGTATTTGTGCATGGCACGCCCACGTGGTCGTTTGTGTGGCGACAGCAGCTAAAATCGCTGAGCCGCGGCTACCGCTGCATCGCCCCCGACCATCTGGGCTTTGGTTTGTCAGATAAACCCGCTGATTTTGCCTATACTCCTGAGGCACATGCTGAGAACCTGGAGGCGCTGATAAACCACCTGCAGCTCAAAGACATCACGCTGGTGGTGCACGACTTCGGCGGCCCCGTCGGGCTGCGCTATGCGCTGCGCCACCCGGAGAACGTAAGAAAACTGATAATACTGAACACCTGGATGTGGAGCCTGCAGGACGAAAAACAGCTGATGAAAATCAGCAGGTTTATGAGCGGTGGCATCGGGCGTTTTTTATATATGAATGGCAATTTCTCTGCCCGCGTACTGCTGCCCAAAGGCTATAACGAGCGCAAACACCTGACAAAGGACATCCACCGCCACTACCTCAAGCCCCTTTCCACCTCTCCGGACAGGCAGGGCACTTGGCGCTTTGCAGTGGCTTTGCAGGAGGCTAATCCTTATTTCGCCCAACTGTGGGAACAGCGGGAGAAACTGAAACCTATTCCAAAGCTCATTATCTGGGGCGAAAAAGACAGCCTGCTGCCGTTGCACTGGCTCGCCAAGTGGCAAATCGCTTACCCGGAGGCCCGGGTGGTCACGCTGAAAGCTGGCCACTTCCTGCAGGAGGAAAAAGGCGGGGAGGTAGCAGATGCTATCCGGGCGTTTCTGAATTGA
- the hisH gene encoding imidazole glycerol phosphate synthase subunit HisH has translation MNLVIVDYKAGNVQSVLFALERLGVQATLSADFETIKAADKVIFPGVGEASSAMAQLKARNLDKLLPTLEQPFFGVCLGMQLLCQHSEEGDTDLLGIIPLQVKRFQTDLKVPHMGWNQLENLQSPLFEGLQEQEYVYYVHSYYVPLSEYTIAQSSYPEPFSAALRYKNFYAAQFHPEKSGPAGSQILKNFLAI, from the coding sequence ATGAATTTAGTTATAGTTGATTACAAAGCGGGAAACGTGCAGTCGGTGCTGTTTGCGCTGGAGCGCCTGGGAGTGCAGGCCACGCTGAGTGCCGACTTCGAGACGATAAAAGCGGCGGACAAAGTTATATTCCCGGGAGTGGGCGAGGCCTCGTCGGCCATGGCACAGCTCAAAGCCCGCAACCTCGACAAATTGCTCCCCACGCTGGAGCAGCCTTTTTTTGGCGTCTGCCTGGGTATGCAGTTGCTGTGCCAGCACTCCGAAGAAGGCGACACCGATTTGCTGGGCATCATCCCCCTGCAGGTAAAGCGCTTTCAGACGGATTTGAAGGTGCCGCACATGGGCTGGAACCAGCTGGAGAACCTTCAATCTCCTTTGTTTGAGGGGCTGCAGGAGCAGGAGTATGTGTATTATGTGCACAGCTACTATGTGCCGCTGAGCGAATACACCATCGCCCAGTCCTCCTATCCGGAGCCATTCTCCGCTGCTTTGCGATACAAAAACTTTTATGCCGCGCAGTTCCACCCTGAGAAGAGCGGACCTGCCGGCTCACAAATCCTGAAGAACTTTTTAGCCATATGA
- the hisIE gene encoding bifunctional phosphoribosyl-AMP cyclohydrolase/phosphoribosyl-ATP diphosphatase HisIE yields the protein MELDFDKTGGLVPAVIQDNLTAQVLMLGYMNREALEKTRQEGVVTFFSRSKNRLWTKGETSGNTLEVVSITRDCDNDTLLIKVKPNGPTCHTGTTSCFGEEEASNRAAAIRFIANLEEVIQQRKANPAEGSYTNFLFGKGVNKIAQKVGEEAVETVIDAVAGKLDTMKGEAADLLYHLLVLLSATGLELKDVVKVLEERHRK from the coding sequence GTGGAACTCGATTTTGACAAAACAGGCGGCTTGGTGCCCGCCGTGATACAGGACAATCTGACAGCACAGGTGCTGATGCTGGGCTATATGAACCGGGAGGCGCTGGAAAAAACGCGGCAGGAGGGGGTAGTCACCTTTTTCTCCCGCTCCAAGAACCGACTCTGGACAAAAGGTGAAACCTCTGGAAACACGCTGGAGGTCGTCAGCATCACCCGCGACTGCGATAATGACACGCTGCTGATTAAGGTGAAGCCAAATGGCCCCACCTGCCACACCGGCACCACCAGTTGTTTCGGAGAGGAAGAAGCCTCAAACCGGGCGGCGGCCATCCGCTTTATCGCAAACCTAGAGGAGGTTATCCAGCAACGCAAAGCAAACCCGGCGGAAGGGTCCTATACCAATTTCCTGTTCGGGAAAGGCGTGAACAAAATAGCGCAGAAAGTAGGGGAGGAAGCCGTAGAGACGGTGATTGACGCAGTGGCCGGAAAGCTGGACACCATGAAAGGCGAAGCCGCCGACCTGCTCTACCACTTGCTGGTGCTGCTATCCGCCACCGGCCTGGAGCTGAAAGACGTGGTGAAAGTGCTGGAGGAGCGGCACAGGAAGTAA
- the hisA gene encoding 1-(5-phosphoribosyl)-5-[(5-phosphoribosylamino)methylideneamino]imidazole-4-carboxamide isomerase has product MMEIIPAIDLIGGQCVRLTEGDFAQQTTYDSNPLEVAKRFEAYGIQRLHLVDLDGARAKKPVNLAVLEKIAANTNLTIDFGGGLQSEEAVRQAFEAGAAQITAGSIAVREPETVQNWLQLYGPVKIIVGADFKGSNIAISAWTEESSYALQDFIYDYVRHGAKLFICTDVSKDGKLQGPSIETYRQLQTTLPEAGIIASGGVTTIQDLEVLQEIGVTGAIIGKAIYEGTIQLKDLERFIYAD; this is encoded by the coding sequence ATGATGGAGATCATCCCAGCCATAGACCTGATCGGCGGCCAGTGCGTGCGCCTCACCGAAGGCGACTTCGCCCAGCAAACCACCTACGACAGCAACCCCCTGGAGGTAGCCAAACGTTTTGAGGCCTATGGCATCCAGCGCCTGCACCTCGTGGACTTAGACGGAGCCAGGGCCAAAAAGCCGGTGAACCTGGCGGTGCTGGAGAAAATTGCCGCCAACACTAACCTGACCATTGACTTCGGCGGCGGCCTGCAGTCGGAGGAGGCGGTGCGGCAGGCCTTTGAGGCAGGGGCGGCGCAGATAACGGCAGGAAGCATTGCGGTGCGCGAGCCGGAAACCGTGCAAAACTGGCTACAACTCTATGGCCCGGTGAAAATTATCGTTGGGGCAGATTTTAAGGGCAGCAACATCGCCATCAGCGCCTGGACCGAGGAAAGCTCTTACGCGCTGCAGGATTTTATATATGACTACGTGCGGCACGGAGCAAAACTGTTCATCTGCACCGACGTGAGCAAAGACGGCAAGCTGCAGGGCCCCTCCATCGAGACATACAGGCAGTTACAGACCACATTGCCCGAGGCAGGCATAATCGCCAGCGGCGGCGTGACCACCATCCAGGACCTGGAAGTGCTGCAGGAAATCGGCGTGACGGGAGCCATCATCGGCAAAGCCATCTATGAAGGCACCATACAGTTAAAGGATTTAGAACGATTTATATATGCTGACTAA